One window from the genome of Chaetodon trifascialis isolate fChaTrf1 chromosome 20, fChaTrf1.hap1, whole genome shotgun sequence encodes:
- the LOC139349219 gene encoding E3 SUMO-protein ligase ZBED1-like — protein MANHELQEKQKILQLPVQLKTDVATRWNSALDMIERFIKQQPAICAVLLSPQVRRCGSDCTLSEIDISPAEEIASALKSMKDATHIMSEDSTPTLSIIAPLHAQSLQATEAAGVAAGTQVIREINLKIHEDLVKRYSNVQDKRMLYTASFLDPRFKALPFLAKEDQLEVHANVVAEAAALEHHVNSEEADHSQTQKKDLPQKDGPLHWLIYLARHLLESLSSVNLPAPELKRS, from the exons ATGGCAAATCATGAactgcaggagaaacagaaaattctGCAGTTACCGGTGCAACTCAAAACAGATGTTGCAACACGATGGAACAGCGCACTGGACATGATTGAGCGATTCATAAAGCAGCAGCCTGCTATTTGTGCTGTGCTCCTGTCCCCACAGGTGAGAAGATGTGGAAGCGACTGCACACTCAGCGAGATTGACATCTCCCCTGCTGAGGAAATAGCATCAGCACTGAAATCAATGAAAGATGCAACCCACATAATGTCCGAGGATTCTACACCTACACTCTCAATTATTGCTCCTCTGCATGCTCAGTCGCTGCAAGCCACCGAAGCAGCTGGCGTTGCTGCTGGCACTCAAGTTATTCGGGAAATTAATCTGAAAATCCATGAAGATCTGGTAAAAAGATACAGTAATGTGCAGGATAAGCGCATGCTCTACACTGCTTCCTTCTTGGACCCCAGATTCAAAGCCCTGCCTTTCCTCGCCAAGGAGGACCAGCTGGAAGTCCATGCCAATGTAGTTGCAGAGGCTGCTGCACTTGAG cATCATGTGAACTCAGAGGAGGCTGACCACAGCCAGACCCAGAAGAAGGACCTGCCCCAAAAAGACGGGCCTCTGCACTGGTTAATCTATTTGGCAAGACATTTACTGGAGTCACTGTCATCTGTAAATCTGCCAGCAccagagctgaagaggagctAA